A single genomic interval of Prunus dulcis chromosome 5, ALMONDv2, whole genome shotgun sequence harbors:
- the LOC117628046 gene encoding cyclic nucleotide-gated ion channel 1-like, whose translation MANGKEETRLAVEEKPAIASGEQHSIQQRTIQHWRKALPFSKSAIEDEGHSSTNTDKTPDQPKSFLQEWWNTIFVVSCVLAVLLDPLFFYIPIIKEDRKCLKLDKRLKAISFALRSLTDLFYIADLMHRILARPKARTTKADEAVPLKRSKSMSMNVLAKAKRILQSYILLDILAVLPVPQVVLSIFSKMRGSRSSKTMKFLNFLVVLQYVPRVLPIYRLCHEHKKAAKKPGIWVKSFFNFFLYILASHVIGALWYFFAIQRETVCWQYACRSEKGCEPNTFSCECDDPSPRNITVLNDLCPIKPSNASFFDFGMFKHAIQSGVLQSTDFPQKFLYCFWWGLLNLSSLGQNLQTSTYAWENLFAVFISIIGLLLFLYLIGNLQTYMQLSTTTSEKLRRKMKMKGLEVELWLSEHGFPNTMKTRIMENVHRKLEENKNVPVEILSVLPQDYLSYVKRCLCLATLRKVPKLKDIEGLEELKGICEHFKPVIYPKDSFIIREGEHLDMILLVTQGTVRSYTTSNGGKKDPTTPKHIKQGDFYGEELISWSSKFSPSTELPISDKNVRSITRVEAFALTAEDLKNHVVFRYWWQFSKGIDLNKLTDSQMEQLRELAVIHSQRAFRRRKRAEKPAALPTKTQSMSVVPIL comes from the exons ATGGCGAATGGGAAAGAAGAAACACGTTTAGCTGTGGAAGAGAAACCTGCCATTGCCAG TGGTGAACAACATTCGATCCAACAAAGAACTATCCAGCATTGGAGAAAAGCACTTCCCTTTTCGAAATCTGCCATCGAAGATGAAGGACATAGTAGTACCAATACTGATAAAACTCCTGATCAACCAAAGTCATTCCTTCAAGAATGGTGGAACACCATATTTGTAGTATCATGTGTGTTGGCTGTCTTACTCGATCCTTTGTTCTTTTACATCCCTATCATTAAGGAGGATAGGAAGTGCCTCAAATTGGACAAAAGGTTGAAGGCAATATCCTTTGCTTTACGATCGTTAACAGATCTCTTCTACATTGCCGACTTGATGCATCGAATTTTAGCTAGACCTAAAGCTAGGACAACAAAAGCAGATGAGGCAGTTCCTTTGAAAAGAAGTAAATCCATGAGTATGAATGTTCTGGCAAAAGCTAAGAGGATTTTGCAATCTTACATCCTACTTGACATTTTAGCTGTTCTACCCGTCCCACAG GTAGTACTTTCCATCTTTTCAAAAATGAGGGGCTCAAGATCATCAAAAACAATGAAGTTTCTAAATTTTCTTGTTGTGTTGCAATATGTGCCACGAGTTCTTCCCATCTACCGATTGTGTCATGAACATAAGAAGGCTGCTAAAAAGCCAGGCATATGGGTCAAaagttttttcaatttcttcttgtACATCCTTGCCAGTCAT GTAATCGGAGctctttggtatttttttgcaattcaacGAGAGACAGTTTGTTGGCAATATGCATGTCGAAGTGAAAAAGGATGTGAACCTAATACTTTTAGCTGTGAATGTGATGACCCTTCACCGAGAAATATCACAGTTTTAAATGATTTATGTCCTATAAAGCCATCAAACGCATCTTTTTTCGATTTTGGTATGTTTAAACATGCCATTCAGTCTGGCGTGTTACAGTCGACAGATTTTCCACAGAAGTTTTTGTATTGCTTTTGGTGGGGTCTACTAAATCTGAG TTCTCTTGGTCAAAACCTCCAGACTAGCACCTACGCATGGGAAAACCTATTTGCagtttttatttctataattGGTCTCCTACTATTTTTATATCTCATTGGGAATTTACAG ACATATATGCAGTTGTCAACCACAACATCAGAAAAGCTTAGACGgaagatgaaaatgaaagGTCTTGAGGTAGAATTGTGGTTATCTGAACATGGCTTCCCTAACACAATGAAGACACGGATCATGGAAAATGTACATCGAaaacttgaagaaaacaaaaatgttccTGTGGAGATCCTCTCTGTTCTTCCCCAGGACTATTTAAGCTATGTCAAGCGCTGTCTCTGCTTGGCTACGCTAAGGAAA GTTCCGAAGCTTAAAGACATCGAAGGATTGGAAGAGTTGAAAGGAATCTGTGAGCATTTTAAGCCAGTGATCTATCCTAAGGACAGTTTTATTATTCGAGAGGGCGAGCACCTTGATATGATACTCTTGGTCACGCAAGGGACTGTTCGCAGCTACACAACTAGTAACGGAGGAAAAAAGGATCCCACAACACCTAAGCATATTAAGCAAGGAGATTTCTACGGAGAAGAACTGATAAGTTGGTCATCAAAATTTTCCCCCTCCACTGAGTTACCCATCTCGGATAAAAATGTTAGGTCCATTACAAGAGTTGAAGCATTTGCTCTCACGGCCGAGGACTTAAAGAATCATGTAGTCTTTAGATACTGGTGGCAATTTAGCAAGGGCATTGATCTCAATAAATTGACAGATTCTCAGATGGAGCAGTTGAGAGAATTGGCAGTTATACACTCACAAAGAGCATTTCGTCGCCGCAAGAGAGCGGAGAAGCCTGCAGCCTTGCCAACGAAAACTCAGTCCATGTCAGTTGTCCCAATTCTGTAA
- the LOC117629079 gene encoding protein SIEVE ELEMENT OCCLUSION B-like — protein MASQQLVAPKLKNVNMRDKRTSPQSDDSALVRQIRETHSPGRSHSVDVNQILQVIEEIFHRATHSTAVVLAGTRELADTVEDRTTLPSVDVLFHGLSYLIQKIYCEISCQCSGGGDVHATTMELLRTLSNYSWEAKVVLTLAAFAVYHGEFWLVAQLCTTDPLAKSVAILKQLSDMVEHAASVKPQIEAIDNLIKAVTNVTKSIVVCSEMIKLQSHYISEDTPPLSIALAHIPAAAYWVIRGILASASHIAILAGSRHEYIASTTEVWELSSLAHKLNNIHDHLTSELQNCRRYIVAKRYDEDYETLKRLFQGLHLDNLKNLRALISHKDDAQPLQIGTTRYSLEVLRRRHVLLLITDLSLSNEEIVILDQIYKQQQNRAEVEYEIVWLPVVDATTWDEAKRFRFEELKSKMPWYAVHDPQIIEPPVIKFIRNDWHFDKKMILVSLDPQGRVSSLNAVHMLWVWGNVAFPFTDEKEQVLWNAESWRLQLVADGIDPIILDWIEKGKYICLYGGDDLEWIRKFTVRAKVVAGLAGISLELLYVGRSTATRERIRKVNKVIETENLSRFWPDYTSNWFFWSRMDSMRCSKAKHHRTVENDEILKEVMTLLSYDGSDQGWVMVWRGSNETARANGQLTLHTLDEFEAWKNKAAESGFVPTLSDELKRLPQTRSNLSLLHFSTLC, from the exons ATGGCAAGCCAACAGCTGGTAGCTCCTAAGCTGAAAAATGTGAATATGAGGGATAAAAGAACATCCCCCCAATCTGATGATAGTGCATTGGTGAGGCAAATTCGGGAGACTCATTCTCCGGGACGATCCCACAGCGTCGATGTCAACCAAATTCTCCAAGTCATTGAGGAAATATTTCATCGTGCTACTCACAGCACTGCTGTCGTTCTAGCT GGTACACGAGAACTTGCAGATACGGTGGAGGACAGGACCACTTTGCCTAGTGTTGATGTCTTGTTCCACGGATTGTCTTATCTCATACAAAAGATCTATTGCGAG ATAAGTTGCCAATGCTCAGGAGGCGGCGATGTTCACGCGACCACAATGGAGTTACTCAGGACTCTTTCAAACTATTCATGGGAAGCAAAAGTGGTGCTGACCCTGGCTGCTTTTGCTGTGTACCATGGAGAATTCTGGCTTGTGGCTCAGCTTTGCACTACCGATCCATTAGCCAAGTCCGTGGCCATCCTGAAGCAACTGTCGGACATGGTAGAGCATGCCGCCTCAGTCAAGCCTCAAATTGAGGCAATTGACAACCTCATCAAGGCCGTTACCAACGTTACCAAGAGCATTGTGGTGTGCAGTGAGATGATCAAGCTGCAGTCTCACTACATTTCAGAAGACACACCTCCACTGTCAATTGCCCTGGCACATATTCCTGCTGCTGCCTATTGGGTCATTAGAGGCATCCTGGCTAGTGCCTCCCATATTGCCATCCTCGCAGGCAGCAGACATGA GTACATTGCATCAACCACAGAGGTTTGGGAACTCTCAAGCTTGGCTCATAAGCTGAACAACATACATGACCACCTCACCAGTGAACTTCAGAATTGCCGTCGATATATTG TGGCAAAGAGATATGATGAAGATTATGAGACGCTGAAACGCCTCTTCCAGGGCCTCCACCTGGACAACCTGAAGAACTTAAGGGCACTGATTTCCCACAAGGATGACGCACAACCACTCCAAATTGGTACAACCAGG TACAGTCTTGAAGTGTTGAGGAGAAGGCATGTGTTGCTGTTGATAACGGATCTTAGTCTGAGCAATGAAGAGATTGTGATTCTTGATCAAATCTACAAACAACAGCAGAACAGGGCAGAAGTTGAGTATGAGATTGTTTGGCTCCCCGTTGTGGACGCAACCACTTGGGATGAAGCAAAACGGTTTAGATTTGAGGAGCTAAAGTCAAAGATGCCGTGGTACGCGGTGCACGACCCTCAAATAATTGAGCCACCGGTGATCAAGTTCATCAGAAACGATTGGCATTTTGACAAGAAGATGATTTTAGTGTCCTTGGATCCACAAGGAAGGGTATCCTCCCTGAATGCTGTCCACATGCTGTGGGTATGGGGCAATGTGGCTTTCCCTTTCACTGATGAGAAAGAGCAGGTACTGTGGAATGCAGAGAGCTGGAGACTCCAGCTCGTTGCCGATGGCATTGATCCAATCATACTGGACTGG ATCGAGAAAGGGAAATATATATGCTTGTATGGAGGTGATGATTTGGAATGGATTCGGAAGTTCACGGTGAGAGCAAAAGTTGTTGCAGGACTTGCTGGTATCTCCTTGGAACTGCTTTATGTAGGAAGAAGTACAGCAACCAGGGAGCGGATCAGGAAAGTGAACAAAGTCATTGAAACAGAGAACCTCAGCCGGTTCTGGCCTGATTACACATCCAATTGGTTCTTTTGGTCCCGAATGGATAGCATGCGGTGCTCCAAGGCTAAACACCACAGGACTGTAGAGAATGATGAGATACTGAAGGAGGTCATGACTTTGCTGAGCTATGATGGAAGTGACCAAGGATGGGTTATGGTGTGGAGAGGCTCAAATGAGACGGCCAGAGCCAATGGACAGCTCACTCTGCACACCTTGGATGAATTTGAAGCCTGGAAAAATAAAGCTGCTGAATCAGGCTTCGTGCCTACACTCAGTGATGAACTGAAGCGGCTGCCACAAACTCGCAGCAATCTCTCTCTACTTCACTTTTCTACACTGTGTTAA